The Agromyces hippuratus genome has a window encoding:
- a CDS encoding IclR family transcriptional regulator: MPAADQTLAILTHLAAQRGPVPAATIASALGIPRSTVYHLLAVMQERGFVVHLPEERRYGLGVAAFELSSGFSRQQPLARLGRPLVAALVDRLGESGHLAVLHGRDVLYLVEERAPRRPSLVTDVGVRLPAHLTATGRAMLAVLPPAQLRALYPDRAAFAGRPALDGADEAWSYGRLKRVLAVVREQGWAGEDGEVTGGLASVGAVVRDHVGWPAAAVAVTYPDAAPDADVARYVSAVQEAATTLARRIGTPR; the protein is encoded by the coding sequence GTGCCGGCGGCCGACCAGACGCTCGCGATCCTCACGCATCTCGCAGCGCAGCGCGGCCCGGTGCCAGCGGCCACGATCGCCTCGGCGCTCGGCATCCCGCGCTCGACGGTCTACCACCTGCTCGCGGTGATGCAGGAGCGCGGCTTCGTCGTGCACCTGCCCGAGGAACGCCGATACGGGCTCGGCGTCGCCGCCTTCGAGCTCTCGAGCGGCTTCTCGCGCCAGCAGCCCCTCGCCCGTCTCGGCCGGCCGCTCGTCGCGGCGCTCGTCGACCGCCTCGGCGAGAGCGGCCATCTCGCGGTGCTGCACGGGCGCGACGTGCTCTACCTCGTCGAGGAGCGCGCGCCCCGCCGCCCGTCGCTCGTGACCGACGTCGGCGTGCGCCTGCCCGCGCACCTCACCGCGACCGGCCGGGCGATGCTCGCCGTGCTGCCGCCGGCGCAGCTGCGGGCGCTCTACCCCGATCGTGCGGCGTTCGCCGGTCGGCCCGCGCTCGACGGCGCCGACGAGGCGTGGAGCTACGGACGGCTGAAGCGCGTGCTCGCGGTGGTGCGCGAGCAGGGCTGGGCCGGAGAGGACGGCGAGGTCACGGGCGGCCTGGCGTCGGTCGGCGCGGTCGTGCGCGATCACGTCGGCTGGCCGGCGGCCGCCGTCGCAGTGACGTATCCGGATGCCGCGCCCGACGCGGATGTCGCCCGGTACGTGTCGGCGGTGCAGGAGGCCGCGACGACCCTCGCCCGTCGCATCGGCACGCCCCGCTGA
- a CDS encoding DUF4383 domain-containing protein: MRNSPNRIVATVFGAVYLLVGVLGFAVTGGVGFFATEGGLLLGVFAVNPLHNVAHLLIGAALLIGGIVSAAAAKAVNATVGAAYLLLGIVGFFLAGTAANILALNTADHFLHLASAIVLLGVALGFERSGRVATA, from the coding sequence ATGCGAAACTCCCCGAACCGCATCGTCGCGACCGTCTTCGGTGCGGTCTACCTGCTCGTCGGAGTGCTCGGATTCGCCGTCACCGGCGGCGTCGGGTTCTTCGCGACCGAAGGAGGTCTGCTCCTCGGCGTGTTCGCGGTGAACCCGCTCCACAACGTGGCCCACCTGCTGATCGGCGCCGCACTGCTCATCGGCGGCATCGTCTCGGCGGCCGCGGCGAAGGCCGTCAACGCGACGGTCGGCGCCGCCTACCTGCTGCTCGGCATCGTGGGGTTCTTCCTCGCGGGCACCGCGGCGAACATCCTCGCGCTGAACACGGCCGACCACTTCCTGCACCTCGCGAGCGCGATCGTGCTGCTGGGGGTCGCGCTCGGGTTCGAGCGCTCCGGACGCGTGGCGACGGCGTAG
- a CDS encoding ASCH domain-containing protein: MMIDEHSPREREVPLHEMSPVDRDAASAMWNDYWRAHPDQVGLDDVPTVERFGDHAELSDALLELVMSGRKRATATLVKEFAADGVPLPRVGSHWIACDASGAPRVILRSTELRLGTIADADEAFAFDEAEDDRSLEAWLVGHRRYWDRVCTALEIEWSDDLEILFERFTVAWPETRGPLVG; the protein is encoded by the coding sequence ATGATGATCGACGAGCACAGCCCGAGGGAGCGCGAAGTGCCGCTGCACGAGATGTCGCCGGTCGACCGGGACGCCGCCTCCGCGATGTGGAACGACTACTGGCGCGCCCATCCCGACCAGGTCGGTCTCGATGACGTGCCCACCGTCGAGCGGTTCGGCGATCACGCCGAGCTCTCGGATGCGCTGCTCGAGCTCGTCATGTCCGGCCGGAAGCGCGCCACGGCCACTCTGGTGAAGGAGTTCGCCGCCGACGGCGTGCCGCTCCCCCGCGTCGGGAGCCACTGGATCGCGTGCGACGCGAGCGGCGCCCCCCGGGTCATCCTGCGGAGCACCGAGCTGCGACTCGGCACGATCGCAGACGCCGACGAGGCCTTCGCCTTCGACGAGGCTGAGGACGACCGCTCGCTCGAAGCCTGGCTCGTCGGCCACCGTCGCTACTGGGACCGCGTCTGCACCGCGCTCGAGATCGAATGGTCCGACGACCTCGAGATCCTCTTCGAACGGTTCACGGTCGCGTGGCCGGAGACCCGAGGGCCGCTCGTCGGCTGA
- a CDS encoding helix-turn-helix domain-containing protein, whose product MRKPSPVADVVMHPVRLRIIQQVGTREITTASLRSALPDIAQATLYRHIAALVDADVLTVVEERRVRGAVERTFALGERMAHVDHDELLEMGARELQQAFLTFLAHLGESFDRASAADDPRFRDFLGFGEMTLHVTTDDLAVVQAGLGELLAPYLAATGDDRRAVTLATALIPTDGAAPRD is encoded by the coding sequence ATGCGCAAGCCGTCGCCCGTCGCCGACGTCGTCATGCACCCCGTCCGTCTGCGCATCATCCAGCAGGTGGGCACGCGCGAGATCACCACGGCGAGCCTGCGCAGCGCCCTGCCCGACATCGCGCAGGCCACCCTCTACCGGCACATCGCCGCGCTCGTCGACGCCGATGTGCTCACCGTCGTCGAGGAGCGGCGCGTGCGCGGCGCGGTCGAGCGCACCTTCGCGCTCGGCGAGCGCATGGCGCACGTCGATCACGACGAGCTGCTCGAGATGGGCGCGCGGGAGCTGCAGCAGGCGTTCCTCACCTTCCTCGCCCATCTCGGCGAGAGCTTCGACCGGGCGAGCGCGGCCGACGATCCCCGATTCCGCGACTTCCTCGGGTTCGGCGAGATGACGCTGCACGTGACGACCGACGATCTCGCCGTGGTCCAGGCGGGGCTCGGCGAGCTCCTCGCGCCCTATCTGGCCGCCACTGGCGACGACCGCCGCGCGGTCACACTCGCGACGGCGCTCATCCCGACCGACGGCGCCGCGCCGCGCGACTGA
- a CDS encoding DedA family protein: protein MLTTTDDHGFTGLTGFAADVLNSLGDIGVGVLVFLEVLIPPIPSEVILPFAGYLSQSGDLHLGMLILWSTLASVIGALVLYGLGAAVGLDRAIRWIAWTRLVSLTDLERGAAWFHKHGRWSVLVGRMIPGVRSLISLPAGADRMPLAWFLLFTAIGSGIWNSLLIGVGAALGTQHALLEEYLQYLDWVVYGAIAIALVVLVIRRVLEHRRVTGDASA, encoded by the coding sequence TTGCTGACGACGACCGACGACCACGGGTTCACCGGCCTCACCGGATTCGCCGCCGACGTGCTGAACTCCCTCGGCGACATCGGGGTCGGGGTGCTGGTGTTCCTCGAGGTGCTGATCCCGCCGATCCCGAGCGAGGTCATCCTCCCGTTCGCCGGCTATCTCAGCCAGTCGGGCGACCTCCACCTCGGCATGCTCATCCTCTGGTCGACCCTCGCGTCCGTGATCGGCGCGCTCGTGCTCTACGGCCTCGGCGCCGCGGTCGGCCTCGATCGGGCCATCCGCTGGATCGCGTGGACGCGACTCGTCAGCCTCACCGACCTCGAGCGGGGCGCCGCCTGGTTCCACAAGCACGGCCGCTGGTCGGTGCTCGTCGGGCGCATGATCCCGGGCGTCCGCAGCCTGATCTCGCTGCCCGCAGGCGCCGATCGCATGCCGCTCGCCTGGTTCCTCCTCTTCACGGCCATCGGGTCGGGCATCTGGAACAGCCTGCTCATCGGGGTCGGTGCCGCCCTCGGCACCCAGCACGCGCTGCTCGAGGAGTACCTGCAGTACCTCGACTGGGTCGTCTACGGCGCGATCGCGATCGCGTTGGTCGTGCTCGTCATCCGCCGCGTGCTCGAGCACCGGCGCGTGACCGGCGACGCGTCGGCGTAG
- a CDS encoding DUF1349 domain-containing protein — protein MRVAGLPVLAWTNGAASADVDDDAGELRLRASAGVDWSNDPLSGPGQHRASLLGFRPSGDFALSARVRVVGERSTFDAAALGLWCDEDHWAKLCFEYSPAGQAMVVSVVTNGFSDDCNSTVVEEPFTHLRVARLGSAYAFHASTDGARWDFVRLFRVHTDVAPVVGFLAQAPMGTTCDARFDAIRFTDVAPAHLRDGS, from the coding sequence GTGCGAGTAGCAGGTCTGCCGGTCCTGGCGTGGACGAACGGCGCGGCGAGTGCCGACGTCGACGACGACGCGGGCGAGCTCCGCCTGCGCGCCTCGGCAGGAGTCGATTGGAGCAACGACCCCCTCAGCGGCCCCGGACAGCATCGAGCGAGCCTGCTCGGCTTCCGACCCTCGGGCGATTTCGCGCTCAGCGCGCGGGTTCGCGTCGTGGGGGAGCGTTCCACATTCGATGCCGCGGCGCTCGGCCTGTGGTGCGACGAGGACCACTGGGCCAAGCTGTGCTTCGAGTACTCGCCGGCCGGGCAGGCCATGGTCGTCAGCGTGGTGACCAACGGTTTCTCGGACGACTGCAACTCGACCGTCGTCGAGGAACCGTTCACCCACCTCCGAGTGGCGCGACTCGGGTCGGCGTACGCGTTCCACGCATCGACGGATGGCGCCCGATGGGACTTCGTCCGCCTCTTCCGAGTGCACACCGATGTCGCCCCGGTCGTGGGGTTCCTCGCGCAAGCGCCGATGGGAACGACCTGCGACGCACGGTTCGACGCCATCCGGTTCACCGATGTGGCTCCCGCCCACCTGCGCGACGGCTCCTAG
- the hutH gene encoding histidine ammonia-lyase, whose product MSSNVSAPARAAASVTVGTGPLGIDDVVAVARHGASVVLDPAALDGVAASRAIVEGLAADPEPHYGISTGFGALATTFIAEDRRAQLQASLVRSHAAGSGAEVEREVVRALMLLRLSTLMTGRTGVRRETAETYAAILNAGITPVVREYGSLGCSGDLAPLAHCALVAMGEGEVRVSTGSTDSEGETTDASSALAAAGIAPLHLAEKEGLALINGTDGMLGMLALAIDDLRMLLTTADIAAAMSVEGLMGTDAVFAADLHALRPQRGQAISASNLRRLLAGSPIVASHKGPECTRVQDAYSLRCSPQVHGAARDTLAHAASVADAELASAVDNPVLTLDGRVESNGNFHGAPVAYVLDFLAIAVADVASMSERRTDRFLDRARNQGLPPFLAHEVGVDSGLMIAQYTAAGIVSELKRLAVPASVDSIPSSAMQEDHVSMGWAAARKLRRSIDGLSRVLAIEVMTAARGLALRAPLMPGEATGAVVSLVAETGAVPGPDRFLSPEIEAISGMVAHGDIVVAAMSATGALD is encoded by the coding sequence ATGAGCAGCAACGTCTCCGCACCCGCACGCGCCGCGGCATCCGTCACCGTCGGCACCGGCCCCCTCGGCATCGACGACGTCGTCGCGGTCGCCCGCCACGGGGCATCCGTCGTGCTCGACCCGGCAGCGCTCGACGGCGTCGCCGCGAGCCGTGCGATCGTCGAGGGCCTCGCCGCAGACCCCGAGCCGCACTACGGCATCTCGACGGGCTTCGGCGCGCTCGCCACGACCTTCATCGCGGAGGACCGCCGCGCCCAGCTGCAGGCGAGCCTCGTGCGCTCGCACGCCGCGGGCTCGGGCGCCGAGGTCGAGCGCGAGGTCGTGCGCGCCCTCATGCTGCTGCGCCTGTCGACCCTCATGACCGGCCGCACCGGCGTGCGCCGCGAGACGGCTGAGACCTACGCGGCGATCCTCAACGCGGGCATCACCCCCGTCGTGCGCGAGTACGGCTCCCTCGGATGCTCCGGCGACCTCGCCCCCCTCGCGCATTGCGCGCTCGTGGCGATGGGCGAGGGCGAGGTGCGGGTCTCGACGGGCTCGACCGACAGCGAAGGCGAGACGACGGATGCCTCGAGCGCCCTCGCCGCCGCCGGCATCGCGCCGCTCCACCTCGCCGAGAAGGAGGGCCTCGCCCTCATCAACGGCACCGACGGCATGCTCGGCATGCTCGCCCTCGCGATCGACGACCTGCGGATGCTGCTCACCACCGCCGACATCGCCGCGGCGATGAGCGTCGAGGGTCTCATGGGCACCGACGCCGTCTTCGCCGCCGACCTGCACGCGCTTCGCCCGCAGCGCGGCCAGGCGATCTCCGCGTCGAACCTGCGGCGACTGCTCGCGGGCTCCCCCATCGTCGCGAGCCACAAGGGCCCCGAGTGCACCCGCGTGCAGGACGCCTACTCGCTGCGATGCTCCCCCCAGGTGCACGGCGCCGCCCGCGACACGCTCGCCCACGCGGCATCCGTCGCCGATGCCGAGCTCGCGAGCGCAGTGGACAACCCCGTACTGACCCTCGACGGGCGCGTCGAGTCGAACGGCAACTTCCACGGAGCACCGGTCGCGTACGTGCTCGACTTCCTCGCGATCGCGGTGGCGGACGTCGCGTCGATGAGCGAGCGTCGCACCGACCGGTTCCTCGACCGGGCGCGCAACCAGGGCCTGCCGCCGTTCCTCGCGCACGAGGTCGGCGTCGACTCCGGCCTCATGATCGCGCAGTACACCGCTGCGGGCATCGTGAGCGAGTTGAAGCGACTCGCGGTGCCGGCATCCGTGGACTCGATCCCGTCGTCGGCGATGCAGGAGGACCACGTCTCGATGGGCTGGGCGGCCGCGCGCAAGCTCCGTCGCTCGATCGACGGGCTCTCCCGGGTTCTGGCGATCGAGGTCATGACGGCCGCCCGCGGACTCGCGCTGCGGGCGCCGCTCATGCCGGGCGAGGCGACCGGAGCGGTCGTCTCGCTCGTCGCCGAGACCGGCGCGGTGCCGGGGCCCGACCGCTTCCTCTCCCCCGAGATCGAGGCGATCTCGGGCATGGTCGCGCACGGCGACATCGTCGTCGCGGCGATGTCAGCGACCGGCGCGCTCGACTGA
- a CDS encoding YeiH family protein, protein MTRTAPAPASPSAPQAPRSTTARVRARLADLAPGLGLAAAGVAASMTAALLLPGTSALLIAIVLGVLLRNAVPLSPRFEAGLAFAAKPLLRLGVVLLGLQLVLGDILDLGVGVILVVVAIVVIGITSTLLIGRLLGISATQRLLIACGFSICGAAAVAAVDGVIEAEEEEVVTAVALVVIFGTLMIPLIPLAASLLGLDAQQAGMWAGGSIHEVAQVVAVGGAIGGAGLAVAVVVKLARVLMLAPVLAVVSVQRRRSLAAGATPGKRPPIIPLFVVGFIAMVVVRSLGWVPDDVVAGAGHAQTVLLAAAMFALGTGVRFSMFRRVGVRPFALAGASTLIVTGVALAGVVAVG, encoded by the coding sequence ATGACCCGCACCGCACCCGCCCCCGCATCGCCCAGCGCACCACAGGCTCCGCGCAGCACGACGGCGAGGGTTCGCGCGCGCCTCGCCGACCTCGCCCCCGGACTCGGGCTCGCCGCGGCCGGCGTCGCGGCGTCGATGACCGCGGCGCTCCTCCTGCCCGGCACGAGCGCCCTGCTCATCGCGATCGTGCTCGGCGTGCTGCTGCGCAACGCCGTGCCGCTCTCGCCGCGCTTCGAGGCGGGGCTGGCGTTCGCCGCGAAGCCGCTGCTTCGCCTCGGCGTCGTGCTGCTCGGCCTGCAACTCGTGCTCGGGGACATCCTCGACCTCGGTGTCGGGGTCATCCTCGTCGTCGTGGCGATCGTCGTGATCGGCATCACCTCGACCCTGCTCATCGGGCGCCTGCTCGGCATCTCGGCGACGCAGCGCCTGCTCATCGCGTGCGGCTTCTCGATCTGCGGCGCCGCGGCGGTCGCGGCCGTCGACGGCGTGATCGAGGCCGAGGAGGAGGAGGTCGTGACCGCGGTCGCCCTCGTCGTCATCTTCGGCACGCTCATGATCCCGCTCATCCCGCTCGCCGCGTCGCTCCTCGGCCTCGATGCGCAGCAGGCGGGCATGTGGGCGGGCGGCTCGATCCACGAGGTCGCTCAGGTCGTCGCCGTCGGCGGGGCGATCGGCGGCGCGGGGCTCGCCGTGGCCGTCGTGGTCAAGCTCGCCCGGGTGCTGATGCTCGCGCCGGTGCTCGCCGTCGTCAGCGTGCAGCGTCGTCGCTCGCTCGCAGCGGGCGCGACCCCGGGCAAGCGGCCGCCGATCATTCCGCTGTTCGTCGTGGGGTTCATCGCGATGGTCGTGGTGCGCTCGCTCGGCTGGGTGCCCGACGACGTCGTCGCCGGCGCGGGCCACGCGCAAACGGTGCTGCTCGCGGCGGCGATGTTCGCGCTCGGCACCGGCGTGCGGTTCAGCATGTTCCGCCGGGTCGGCGTGCGACCGTTCGCCCTCGCCGGGGCCTCGACGCTCATCGTGACCGGCGTCGCGCTCGCCGGGGTCGTCGCCGTCGGATGA
- a CDS encoding M23 family metallopeptidase translates to MHRSPGLSRPFRVQRTRPDGLAVAAAAAVIVLGISGISTASAEEVVATEDAATTSETTTEDTGSTDTGSTDTGSTDTGSTDTGSTDTGSTEPAPEETEPPAPTEEPTESPAPTEPPVTPTPTPTPTPTPTPTPTPTPTPTPTPTPTAPPTTKPTTEPSAPVATPRAPLLIGSGPYARIARGSDPQLSSLLGARTALDRATAALRTAEAELETARSTQAAARALATQLQEQADEARADADAAGAAAFAASRGGDTSLTSMAAAFGSGKDLLAGLGGVARVDQITGDAEKLQQIAQKRSDEADAAEQRAADAWAAVDAVPVEAAEAAVAAAERDVKSARSDLSGLRARVAASSVSLIDSLPRDAGQLSDQGWAPPVSGSQTDGYGPRPNKPLAGVNEFHRGTDVASSCGSPIFAATGGIVVEARASGSYGNWILLEHGSGVSTGYAHLSDGGILVSPGDEVAAGQLIGTVGSTGASTGCHLHFEVRLDGTAVDAVPFMAARGIRLG, encoded by the coding sequence ATGCATCGATCGCCCGGCCTGAGCCGCCCGTTCCGTGTGCAACGCACCCGGCCAGACGGGCTCGCCGTCGCCGCCGCAGCAGCCGTCATCGTGCTCGGCATCTCCGGCATCAGCACGGCGTCGGCAGAAGAGGTCGTCGCGACCGAGGACGCGGCGACGACTTCCGAGACCACGACCGAGGACACCGGGTCGACCGACACCGGGTCGACCGACACCGGGTCGACCGACACCGGGTCGACCGACACCGGGAGCACCGACACCGGGAGCACCGAACCGGCGCCCGAGGAGACGGAACCGCCGGCCCCCACCGAGGAGCCCACCGAATCGCCGGCCCCCACCGAACCGCCGGTGACGCCGACTCCCACCCCGACTCCCACGCCAACGCCGACCCCGACTCCCACGCCCACACCGACTCCCACGCCGACGCCGACGCCGACTGCACCGCCGACGACGAAGCCGACGACCGAGCCCTCCGCACCGGTCGCCACCCCTCGCGCACCGCTGCTCATCGGCAGCGGCCCGTACGCTCGCATCGCACGCGGCAGCGACCCGCAGCTCAGCTCGCTGCTCGGGGCGCGCACCGCGCTCGATCGGGCGACCGCCGCCCTGCGCACGGCCGAGGCCGAGCTCGAGACGGCTCGATCGACGCAGGCCGCGGCACGAGCCCTGGCGACGCAGCTGCAGGAGCAGGCCGACGAGGCCCGCGCCGACGCCGACGCGGCCGGCGCTGCCGCCTTCGCCGCTTCGCGCGGCGGTGACACCTCGCTCACGTCGATGGCCGCCGCGTTCGGCTCGGGCAAAGACCTGCTCGCCGGCCTCGGCGGCGTGGCACGTGTCGACCAGATCACCGGCGACGCCGAGAAGCTCCAGCAGATCGCCCAGAAGCGCTCCGATGAGGCCGACGCCGCCGAGCAGCGTGCCGCAGACGCCTGGGCCGCCGTCGACGCCGTTCCGGTCGAGGCGGCAGAGGCCGCGGTTGCCGCGGCGGAGCGCGACGTGAAGTCTGCCCGCTCGGATCTCTCCGGGCTGCGCGCCCGCGTCGCCGCCTCGAGCGTCTCCCTCATCGACTCCCTCCCGCGCGACGCCGGGCAGCTGAGCGACCAGGGCTGGGCCCCGCCGGTCTCCGGCTCTCAGACCGACGGGTACGGCCCCCGGCCGAACAAGCCGCTCGCCGGCGTGAACGAGTTCCACCGCGGCACGGATGTCGCGTCGAGCTGCGGCTCGCCGATCTTCGCCGCCACCGGCGGCATCGTCGTCGAGGCGCGCGCGAGCGGCAGCTACGGCAACTGGATCCTGCTCGAGCACGGCTCCGGTGTCTCGACCGGCTACGCGCACCTCTCCGACGGCGGCATCCTCGTGAGCCCCGGCGACGAGGTCGCGGCCGGCCAGCTCATCGGCACCGTCGGCAGCACGGGCGCATCGACCGGCTGCCACCTGCACTTCGAGGTGCGACTCGACGGCACCGCCGTCGACGCCGTTCCGTTCATGGCGGCTCGCGGCATCCGGCTCGGCTGA
- a CDS encoding MinD/ParA family ATP-binding protein yields MSTSINTHDGVTVFLTSATEADVHADGAVLGIQAVDGDALRDRVVAFVQERAQRLGIPATAALIDDSSHWTLTVEPDGRVTEAPTGLVTESFEPRPTSTAAAAPVQAAPVSTVPVSAAPVSTVPVSAAPAVPTAQPIAAPPVAAATPQPVAATPATEPKAHRPTVEDLLSSRPRQRPLKATMGWQGRVRRMSGGLISPKPSATEQTRHDQTNRVQKRLDGPRTIVVLNPKGGAHKTTSTLLLAATFGRLRGGSTLAWDNNETRGTLGWRAQHTPHHRTAVDLLGDLEQFENPSVASLSQLDDYVRTQVDARFDVLASDEDAAATSTIDDAAFDRLHRTLSRYYRLLIVDTGNNMRASNWVAAVAAADQLVIVSTVREDTAASAAWLLDGLAEKGFGDKVDRAVTILTSPSEKPDRELEQRLADHFGALTAAVTTIPYDAALVDGGTIDFDALSAETHDAWLTAAAVVADQL; encoded by the coding sequence TTGTCCACTTCGATCAACACGCACGACGGCGTCACCGTCTTCCTGACGTCGGCCACCGAAGCCGACGTGCACGCCGACGGCGCCGTCCTGGGCATCCAGGCCGTCGACGGCGACGCACTGCGCGACCGGGTCGTGGCCTTCGTGCAGGAGCGCGCGCAGCGCCTGGGGATTCCGGCGACCGCCGCCCTCATCGACGACTCCTCCCACTGGACCCTGACCGTCGAACCCGACGGCCGCGTCACCGAGGCGCCGACGGGCCTCGTGACCGAGAGCTTCGAGCCGCGGCCGACCTCGACCGCGGCGGCGGCTCCGGTGCAGGCGGCACCGGTGTCGACCGTTCCGGTGTCGGCGGCACCGGTGTCGACCGTTCCGGTGTCGGCCGCTCCGGCCGTTCCGACCGCCCAGCCGATTGCGGCTCCGCCGGTGGCCGCGGCGACGCCCCAGCCCGTCGCGGCGACGCCGGCGACGGAGCCCAAGGCGCACCGCCCCACCGTCGAGGACCTGCTCTCGAGCCGGCCCCGTCAGCGTCCGCTGAAGGCGACCATGGGGTGGCAGGGCCGGGTGCGCCGCATGAGCGGCGGCCTCATCTCGCCGAAGCCGAGCGCGACCGAGCAGACCCGCCACGACCAGACGAACCGCGTGCAGAAGCGGCTCGACGGCCCGCGCACGATCGTGGTGCTGAACCCCAAGGGCGGGGCCCACAAGACCACCAGCACCCTGCTGCTCGCCGCGACGTTCGGCCGGCTCCGCGGCGGCTCGACGCTCGCGTGGGACAACAACGAGACCCGCGGCACCCTCGGCTGGCGCGCCCAGCACACCCCGCACCACCGCACCGCGGTCGACCTGCTGGGCGACCTCGAGCAGTTCGAGAACCCGAGTGTCGCGAGCCTCAGCCAGCTCGACGACTACGTGCGTACGCAGGTCGACGCCCGCTTCGACGTGCTCGCCTCCGATGAGGATGCCGCCGCGACATCCACCATCGACGACGCCGCGTTCGACCGGCTGCACCGCACGCTCTCGCGCTACTACCGCCTGCTGATCGTCGACACCGGAAACAACATGCGGGCCTCGAACTGGGTGGCGGCGGTCGCCGCAGCCGACCAGCTCGTGATCGTCTCGACCGTGCGCGAGGACACGGCGGCGAGCGCCGCCTGGCTCCTCGACGGCCTCGCCGAGAAGGGGTTCGGCGACAAGGTCGACCGGGCCGTCACGATCCTGACCTCGCCATCGGAGAAGCCCGACCGCGAGCTCGAGCAGCGCCTCGCCGACCACTTCGGCGCGCTGACCGCGGCCGTCACGACGATCCCGTACGACGCCGCGCTCGTCGACGGTGGCACGATCGACTTCGACGCCCTCTCGGCCGAGACGCACGACGCGTGGCTCACCGCCGCCGCCGTGGTCGCCGACCAGCTCTGA
- a CDS encoding LysR family transcriptional regulator encodes MPTRWPDLAVLELLVAIGRHGSLGRAARSVDMAQPNASRAIAGLERSLGLTLIERHSRGSRLTADGEAIAELSGRLLVGADDLLAAATARRGHHESRLELAASLTVAEYLLPAWITGLRRGTPELDVRMRVENSARVFELLESHDIELGFVESPGVRRGLHSRTVAVDRLVVVVSPTHAWARRSQITVDELAATPLVTREAGSGTRSTLADALDGRTPAEPSLVVASNAAVLIATASGAGPTVLSDLATRPWVARGELVEVAVAGLDLTRRLRAVWRRGDVLSTPAATLLGELSRGRAGGNID; translated from the coding sequence ATGCCCACCCGTTGGCCGGACCTCGCGGTGCTCGAGCTGCTGGTCGCGATCGGCCGGCACGGCAGCCTCGGGCGTGCCGCGCGTTCGGTCGACATGGCCCAGCCGAACGCGAGCCGGGCGATCGCCGGGCTCGAGCGCTCCCTCGGCCTCACGCTCATCGAACGCCACTCCCGCGGCTCGCGCCTGACCGCCGACGGCGAGGCGATCGCGGAACTGTCGGGCCGACTGCTCGTCGGCGCCGACGACCTGCTCGCCGCCGCAACGGCACGACGGGGGCACCACGAGTCGAGGCTCGAGCTCGCCGCGAGCCTCACCGTCGCCGAGTACCTGCTGCCCGCCTGGATCACCGGACTTCGCCGCGGCACCCCCGAGCTCGACGTCCGCATGCGCGTGGAGAACTCCGCGCGGGTGTTCGAACTGCTCGAGTCGCACGACATCGAGCTCGGATTCGTCGAGTCGCCCGGTGTGCGGCGCGGCCTGCACAGTCGCACCGTCGCCGTCGACCGACTCGTGGTCGTGGTGTCGCCGACGCACGCGTGGGCCCGGCGATCGCAGATCACGGTCGACGAACTCGCCGCCACCCCGCTCGTGACCCGAGAAGCGGGCTCCGGCACACGATCGACCCTCGCCGATGCGCTCGACGGCAGAACGCCGGCGGAGCCGTCCCTGGTCGTGGCGAGCAATGCGGCCGTGCTCATCGCCACGGCATCCGGAGCCGGACCGACCGTGCTCAGCGACCTCGCGACCCGGCCATGGGTCGCCCGCGGCGAGCTCGTCGAGGTCGCCGTCGCCGGGCTCGACCTCACCCGTCGCCTCCGCGCGGTCTGGCGACGCGGCGACGTGCTCTCCACCCCCGCCGCGACCCTGCTGGGCGAGCTGTCGCGAGGTCGTGCGGGCGGGAACATAGACTGA
- a CDS encoding antibiotic biosynthesis monooxygenase: MNSEPITVSIRREVDPERISEATAWVQTGVNLAAKYPGFLGSGWVRAGEGSQVWHMLYRFANEETLDAWERSAERTWWLSMGEGFVRSERSRRRTGIEGWFDDPATGSVPVTDAAASAALEELPPAPPRWKQAVTIWLGFFPVNLVFTLLVTAFVPGWNELEVVWKVLVTTLLLTPVMTFWALPFVTRMLRRWLAPAAR; encoded by the coding sequence ATGAACAGCGAACCGATCACCGTCTCGATCCGGCGCGAGGTCGACCCCGAACGCATCTCCGAAGCGACCGCGTGGGTGCAGACCGGCGTGAACCTCGCCGCCAAGTACCCGGGCTTCCTCGGCTCGGGCTGGGTGCGCGCGGGCGAGGGCTCGCAGGTCTGGCACATGCTCTACCGCTTCGCGAACGAGGAGACCCTCGACGCTTGGGAGCGCTCGGCCGAGCGCACCTGGTGGCTCTCGATGGGCGAGGGCTTCGTGCGTTCGGAGCGCAGCAGGCGCCGCACCGGCATCGAGGGCTGGTTCGACGACCCGGCGACGGGTTCGGTGCCGGTGACGGATGCCGCGGCATCCGCTGCGCTCGAAGAGCTGCCGCCCGCACCGCCGCGGTGGAAGCAGGCCGTGACGATCTGGCTCGGCTTCTTCCCGGTGAACCTCGTCTTCACCCTGCTCGTGACCGCGTTCGTTCCCGGCTGGAACGAGCTCGAAGTCGTCTGGAAGGTGCTCGTCACGACGCTGCTGCTGACGCCCGTCATGACGTTCTGGGCGCTGCCCTTCGTGACGCGGATGCTGCGTCGCTGGCTCGCGCCCGCCGCTCGCTGA